The Syntrophorhabdales bacterium sequence TGGGAGACCGATAACCTGAACGGACTTTATGCGGTGCTCCTGCCGAACGGCAATATCCTGCGCGGCGCCTGTGTCAATGAAAGATTCGCGGTCTACTTCGGCGGGTCCTCAGGTTCATTGCAGGAGCTCGATTGGAATGGCAAGGTCGTGTGGGAATACAAGATGAATAGCCCGCAGGGCTTTTATCATCATGCTTTTGACGTCATGCCCAATGGTAACATACTGCTCATCGCATGGGAGCAGAAGAGCTGGGACGAAGCAATAAAGAAAGGGCGTGACCCGAAGACGACCAAGCCGGACGGTGTCGTCTCGCCTGCGGACCCCAAAAGACAGCCTGTCCAGGGTATCTGGCCTGACTTTGTCCGCGAAATAGACAAAAGCGGAAAGATGGTCTGGGAGTGGCACGTGTGGGATCACATCGGCACAGGGCCGGACCAGATCAACATAAACTTCACCCTTCCCTCAACGCTGGGGCCGCTCTACGGAGGGCCTGACTGGACGCACTTCAACACAGTACAGTATCTTCCAAAAACCGACCAGGTGCTGGTCAATTCCCGCAACTTCGGCGAGTTCTACATCATTGACAAGAAGAGCGGCAAGATCGTCTACCGCTGGGGCAACCCGGGTACGCACGGAAAAGGGCGTCTGCCAGGCGGTTACGTAGACGACGGCGACCAGATCCTCTTCGGCCCGCATCATGTGCAAGTGCAGGAGGACGGGAATATCACCATATTTGATAACGGCACCTTCAGGCCTTCCGGAAACTATTCCCGCGTCATAGAGATGGACCCGAAGACGGGAAAGATCCTCTGGCAGTTTGCCGGAAAAGGCATCCCGCGCTATGGAAACTCATTCTCTTCGGCGTTTCAGTCAAGTGCTCAGAAGCTGCCGAACGGCAATTTCCTCGTGACGTCAACAAACTGGGGTCACATGTTTGAAGTGACACGGGACAAAAAGATTGTCTGGGAGTACATCAACCCGGTCAATGAAAAAGGTGTGAACTGCACGAGGGATGATTTTGATGTCACCTACGAGGTGCATCGGTCTTACCGCTATGCGCCGGACTACCCCGGTCTTAAAGGCAAGGACCTGACGCCGAAGGGGCCTTTGACTGCGGGATGTCCTGACTTTCGCAAGGCGCTCGATGAAGGAACGGCAAAGAACCCCAAATAGAAGCACGGGCAAATAGATCAGGGGCTGCGGTTCACTGCAGCTCCCTGATCTGGACCCAAGGACAAACAGATGATTGGTCCTTGCGCACGTCAGCTGCTGCGACTTGTGAGCTCGGGCAGAGTATGGTAACCTTTCCGCAACAGAGGCTTGTGTGAACCGCTTCAGGCCGATACGAGCGGCCTTTATTCTTGTTCTTCTCGTCATTTTCCTTCTTCCGGTGGCAGCTTATCCTCAGCGAATACTCAGGGTAGGTGTCGACTCCTCTTTGCCCCCCTTTTCCTTCATCGATGCTGAATCGAACTCGATTCGGGGTTTCGATATTGATCTGGCAAAGCTGCTTGTTGCCAACCTGGAGGCACGACTCAGGCTCTTCCCGGCAAAGAGCAGCGAATTAGAAGAGCGTCTCTATGACGGTAAAGTGGATTTAATAATCAGCGAGAAAATCCCGAGTGCCAGGCTGCAGTCGCTTGAACTGCCGCTTCAGGTGGAAAGAAAACTCTTTGTAAATAATTCGTGCGTGACCGTCACCTGTGTCCGGGATCTCCCGGGTATCTCGGCAATTGTCCTGAAAGGTAGTGATCTGAGAACACTGGTTCCCAGCTGGGAAAAGGTCAAGTTTATTGAGGCCGAGACCCAGGAGAAGGCCCTGCAACTTCTCAATGCGGGAGAAGCTCAGGCTTACATTTCACCCAACGGCCGCGCGGCGATCTACACGATCCAGAAAAACAATCTGCGAAACATCAAAGAAGTGGGCATGCCCGTTGAGTCGGTGCCTTTGACCGTCTCGGTGCGGGCCGATAACACGCAACTGCTCACAGAGCTGAGTGTTGCTTTCGGCAAAATAGTGGAGAACGGAAGTTTCGACACAATCCATAAGAAGTGGTTCGGACACGAGATCGAATTTGCAGACCTGGAAAAGTACATCAAGTTCGGGAGCGGCGCAGCCGGACTTCTTGCTTTGATGCTGCTGGGATTTATCATCTGGAACAGGACACTGAAAAGAGAGGTGCGCCGGGTGACACATGACCTTAAGCTTTCAGAGCAGAAACACAAGGACCTGATCGAGTTCTCCCCTGAGATGATCCATCTTATTGCGCCGGACGGCAGAATCATGCATGCGAACAAGATCGTGCTGCAGAGGCTCGGTTACTCGTTGGAAGAAGTATGCTCCAAAGGTATCGGCGATCTTGTCGCGCCTGAGAAGAAAGCGGAGATAGAAAATTTTATTGAGTCGATCTTCACGACAGCGGCGGGGACAAGAGAGTTCTCTCTTTGCAGCAAGAGCGGCAGGATGATCGATGTAGAAATGAGCGCCACAGTCGTGAGGGGACCGGACACCGTATTGGCCTGTTGCTTTTCGCGCGATATTACAGAGCGCAAACGGTTGGAGGAAGAGCTGATCCAGTCGGAGCGCCTGGCTATCATGGGCGAGATGGCCGCAGGGATCGCGCACGAGATCAATAATCCGCTCGGGATCATTCTTGCGAACACAGAGGAGCTGCTCCAGCAGAAATTCGATGACGGCGATACAAAGGACAGCCTCGAGGCGATCGAGCGCAATGCGCTGCGGGCGGGCAAATTCATCGACGATCTGCTTACCTTTACCCGGCCGACCCCTCCTGCAAAGGTGCGTATCGATTTGACCGGCCTGGTTGAAGAATCGCTCAGCCTCTGCAAGCAGCAGCTCAAGCAGAAACAAGTCCGGATAGAAAAATCGTTCCCTGCCGGACCTCTCTTTTTTGAAGGCGATGACAGCCAGATTCAGCAGGTTATGATCAATCTGATTCTGAATGCTGTGCAGGCCATGCCACAGAAAGGAACTATCACGATACGTGCAGGGCACGAGCGTAACAACGGCACCCAACTGATTCACCTTGAGATCGCCGATTCCGGCACCGGTATTCCCGAGAAAGACCTGGCGAAGATATTCGATCCTTTCTACACCGCGCGCAAGAACAAAGGATTCGGGCTCGGGCTTTCTATTTCGAAACGCATCATCGATAAGCATAACGGGACTATTCGCGTCGAATCGGAGGCCGGTCGCGGCACCGTGATCTTCATCGATCTTCCCTTCTGTCCGCCTCCGGATGCGCCTCCTGCAGCCCAAAAGGAACGCAGCATTGGCTGAGAAAATCCTTGTTGTCGAAGACGAAGCTGAAATGAGACAAGTCCTGGCGCGGTTCCTGACGCGTCTCGGCTATGATGTGCATACTGCAGGATCCGGCGAGGATGGGTGGAAAGCTCTTGAACAGACCGAATTCGATCTTGTGCTGTCTGATATGGCTATGGACGATCTGAACGGTATCGAATTACTCGAACGCGTAAGAGCCGTAGATGCCACTTTGCCCTTTATCATCATCACAGGCGTGGGCACGATTGAAACTGCTGTCGAAGCCATCAAGCTGGGCGCCTTCCACTATATAACCAAGCCATTTAAGCAACGCGACGTCGAGATCCTTATCCGCAGAGCCCTGGAGTATGGGAAGCTCAACCGGAAGCTTGACACATTGCGTCTGCATGAAGACGACGAGGAATTTCCTAAGATGGTGGTCGGCTCCAGCAAGGCGATGCATGAGTTGCTTCGGAAGGTTGAAAAGATTTCCGATTCACAGGCGTCCGTGTTGATAGAAGGAGAAAGCGGGACAGGTAAGGAGTTGCTCGCGCGCATGATACATCAGAACAGCTCGCGCCGCGACCGTCCGTTCGTGCCGATCGATTGCGGTGCCCTGACAGAGACGCTCTTGGAGAGCGAGCTTTTCGGCCACGTCAAAGGCGCGTTCACCGGCGCGATACGCGCAAAACGCGGCCTGCTGGAAGAGGCCCAGGGTGGAACAGTTTTTCTCGATGAGATCTCCAATATCAAGCTTTCCACGCAGGTGAAGCTGCTACGCGCCATACAGGAACGGGAGATAAAACCGGTGGGTGGTAATCAAACTATACAGATAGACGTACGTTTCATATCGGCCACGAACCGGAATCTCCAGCCCGCAATTCAGGAAGGGAGTTTCCGCGACGATCTGTATTACAGGTTGGCTGTTGTGCCGCTCTTTCTACCGCCTCTGCGCGAGAGGCTTGAAGACATTCCTCTGCTCATCGACCACTTTCTTAACAAGTTCTGCAAATCCTACAAGAAAAAGATCAGCACCATCAAACCGAACGTGCTGGCGGCCATGCGCAGCTGGCCCTGGAAAGGGAATATCAGGGAACTGGCCAATATTCTGGAACGCGCGGTCCTTCTCGCAGAGGACGAGACACTCACCCTCGACTGCCTGAGTATCGAACAGACTCTCGCCAGAGAGGTGGGTGCTTTGACGGACAATACACCGCTTCCCCTGAAACAGGTGGTGGAAGAGGCTGAAAAGAGCGCGATCGTAAAGGCGTTGAAGGCAGCGGATAACAACCGCACTATGGCTGCAAGGCTCCTCGGAATCAGCCGTCGCGCGTTCTACGACAAGATGGCGCAGTACGGTGTGGATCTCTAGTGTGCTGCAAATCCAGCGACATCCCTCTCCCGAATTATCTATGTTGCGCAGTAACCTGCACGGCTGTGCAACACTTCGCACACTTGAGGCAATTCAGACTTTTCTTGTGAAGACGGAATGCTCTCAAAAGCCATGAAATCACGGCTCATCACCGTGGATCGGGTATCACCATACTCGGCACACGGATTGCTTTAAGAATGTACGGAAATAAGCGGCCTGTTTCTACGAAACCGAAAGAGAAGAAGGCGATCGGACCGCGAAGATAGTATGTTTACGGGCAGTGCGAAGGAGAGGGGGTGGGAACGTATTCTGAGCAGTAGTTTCTGAAGCGTGATGGTTTTTTGAGACTACATTATCATGAGAGGAGGGTGATCATGTCAAAGAAGGTGTTCTGTGCATTGGCAATTATAGGATTTATTGCAGCCTCGCTGGTGACGGCCGAGGCATATGAGTTGCTGTATGGTCCCACAGGATTAATAAGGTACAACAAAGAAAAAGCGTACGATGGTTACATGCTGTTCGCTCCCAGTTTGAGCACGACAACGTACCTCATTGATATGGAGGGAAATGTCGTTCATACGTGGAAGAGTAAGTATCTACCAGGGCTCTTTGCGATGCTTCTGCCCAATGGAAATATTCTGCGCGCTGGAAGACCTGAGCCCAACCCTGAAAAGACGCCCGTTGCGTTCGGCGGCACCGCAGGGCTTATCCAGGAGATCGACTGGGATGGAAACGTGGTATGGGAATACAAGGAGTACAGCCCGACTGCGCTCCAGCACCACTGTTTCAATGTTATGCCGAACGGCAACATTCTTTTGATAGGCTGGGAGTACAAGAGCGCCGCGGAGGCGATCAAGAAAGGGCGCAACCCGAAGACCATGCCCAAAGAATGGGAGTTTGAGGGCAAGAAATACACCGGACTCTGGCCGGATTACGTGAAGGAAATAAGCAGGGACAAGAAAGTGGTATGGGAGTGGCACGCGTGGGATCACATCGGGAAAGGACCCAAGAAGCTCGACATCAACTTTCAGCTTCCGAAGGCCTCCGGTTACATGCACATCCCCGACTGGACGCACTTCAATACCGTCGACTACCTCCCTGCAACTGACCAGATTCTCGTCAATTCCCGGAACTTTGGTGAGTTCTATCTTATCAACCATAAGACGGGGGCTATAGAGTTTCGTTGGGGCAATCCCAGCGCCTACGGAAAGGGAAAGCCGCCCAAGTTTCTGGATGATGGAGACCAGATCCTCTTTGGGCCGCACCATGTAACGGTGCTGGAGAATGGTCATTTCCAGATATTCGACAACGGATGGAAGAGACCGGAGAAGAACCGCTCGCGCGTAGTTGAGATGGACCCGAAGACCGGGAAGATTGTCTGGCAGTTCGAGCCTGTAATAGGCAACAGTTTCTATACGACGTATCAGGGATCGGCGCAAAAGCTTCCGAACGGCAATATCCTGGTGACATCGAGCAACCACGGTCATGTGTTTGAGGTGACGTATGGTGAAAAGCCGCAGGTGGTCTGGGAGTGGGTCAACCCTGTTTTTCCCGGTGATAAAATCAAGTGCTTCTATGACGACGGCAAGGACAGCGTGTCGGCAAGAGAAGACCTTGCGGCAAACATGATCCACCGTTCTTACAAGTATGGAAAGGATTATCCGGGACTCGCGGGCAAAGACCTGAGCAAGAAGGAACCCTTCGCAGGAGAATGCCCGGAAATATGGAAAATGGCGAAGTAGCATATCGTAGTAACCATAAGCGTGAGCAGGACCGGAGAGCCGAAGAGGCCGAAACCCGTTCGCAAGGCGCTCCGGTCCCACCAAATAAGATCAGATAAGGAGGAACGGAAATGAAGCGGAGATTGCTTTTGGGTTTTGTGTTTTGCCTGGGCTTTGCTTTTGTAGCGGCAGCAGCCCTCCACGCTCAAGCCCCGGCGAAGGTGAACGTGAATGCGGCGACTGCGGATCAGCTTGCAAAAGTACCGGGTATGTCTGCCGACATGGCTAAGGCGGTTGTTGATACACGGGCGAAATCGGGTGCCTTCAAATCGGCTGACGACCTGATGAGGGTCCCTGGCATGACGAAAGAGAAAGCGGACGCTATCGCACCAGCGCTATCCTTCGGACAGGCTAAGAGCGCAGGAGACGAAGAAGAGACCAAACTCCCGAGATACTAATGCAGTATCGCAGCAGCACCTGGATAGTAAGTAGATAGTGCATAGATGGTAAACCGTGCGTGATGACGCATGGCGAAGCGGATGTCCTGTGCGCTGTGCGCCATCACACCAAAAAAGGAGGTAGAGAGATGCGTATCAGAATATATTCTCTCCTGGCGCTTGTCCTGGCGGCAGCGCTGTTTCTGCTGGGCTATTCCGGGGCAGCGGTTGCGCAAAGCTCGGGGAAGGCAAGCCTGAATAAGGCGAGCGCAGCAAGGCTCGCAAAGGTTCCGGGTGTCACCCCGGCTCTTGCGAAGGCAATAGCGGATTACCGCACCAAGAACGGTGCATTTAAGAAACCTGACGATCTTTTGAAGGTACCAGGCATGACTCAAGACATTCTCAAAAAGATGTCGCTACAGGTTGATTCAAAAGGCGACATACTCTTGCCCGCGGCCAAAGGTGATGGCGACGATGAGGAAGAGCCGAGCCTGAAACCGTCGAAGTGTTAGCTGGCAAAGTTTCTGAAATCTTACGTTGAACATTCAGCCCGTAGGGCTTGTCATACAAGGAGGGTGTGCCATGGACGAGAAGAAGAACGATGACGATCAGAATGACAAAAAAGGCATATCACGTCGTAATGCCTTGAAGAAGCTGGCCGGCGGCCTCTTGGGAACCGCAGTTGTTGGGCTCACTGCGGATAGATCAGGTGCTGCCGCTGCCAAAAATAAAGCGGGAAAGGCCACGAAAGCTCACCAAAAACCGAAGATCCTGCTCATGGGTCTTGACTCATGCAGCATGGAAAAAATACTTGAATGGTCCAAGCAGGGCAAACTTCCCACATTCAAGAAACTCCTTACCCAAGGAAGCTACGGTGAGTTTGAGAATATTTTTCGCGGCATGTCTGTGGATGCCTGGGCTGCCTACAACACGGGCGTTGGCCCGGGTCAGAATAACTTCTTCGGATCGCATCCATGGCAGATCTATGACAAGACGGCCTATCAGACCTCAGGCATAAACCGCTTCTTCAGGCTCCACGCGGCCACAGTGCCTTTCATGCTCGCGGAAGGAGGCGTGAAAGTGGGTCTTTGCGGTACGGCAATGTCCTGGCCGCCGGAACGGCTGAAGGATGGCTTTATGATGTCGGGCAAGGGCGC is a genomic window containing:
- a CDS encoding aryl-sulfate sulfotransferase, whose translation is MKRNGFTALLIVCLVLLAVSIAGAESFLQPTGLLRWDKTKAFNGYTLYATPYTKDVYLIDMEGNLIHKWETDNLNGLYAVLLPNGNILRGACVNERFAVYFGGSSGSLQELDWNGKVVWEYKMNSPQGFYHHAFDVMPNGNILLIAWEQKSWDEAIKKGRDPKTTKPDGVVSPADPKRQPVQGIWPDFVREIDKSGKMVWEWHVWDHIGTGPDQININFTLPSTLGPLYGGPDWTHFNTVQYLPKTDQVLVNSRNFGEFYIIDKKSGKIVYRWGNPGTHGKGRLPGGYVDDGDQILFGPHHVQVQEDGNITIFDNGTFRPSGNYSRVIEMDPKTGKILWQFAGKGIPRYGNSFSSAFQSSAQKLPNGNFLVTSTNWGHMFEVTRDKKIVWEYINPVNEKGVNCTRDDFDVTYEVHRSYRYAPDYPGLKGKDLTPKGPLTAGCPDFRKALDEGTAKNPK
- a CDS encoding transporter substrate-binding domain-containing protein, coding for MNRFRPIRAAFILVLLVIFLLPVAAYPQRILRVGVDSSLPPFSFIDAESNSIRGFDIDLAKLLVANLEARLRLFPAKSSELEERLYDGKVDLIISEKIPSARLQSLELPLQVERKLFVNNSCVTVTCVRDLPGISAIVLKGSDLRTLVPSWEKVKFIEAETQEKALQLLNAGEAQAYISPNGRAAIYTIQKNNLRNIKEVGMPVESVPLTVSVRADNTQLLTELSVAFGKIVENGSFDTIHKKWFGHEIEFADLEKYIKFGSGAAGLLALMLLGFIIWNRTLKREVRRVTHDLKLSEQKHKDLIEFSPEMIHLIAPDGRIMHANKIVLQRLGYSLEEVCSKGIGDLVAPEKKAEIENFIESIFTTAAGTREFSLCSKSGRMIDVEMSATVVRGPDTVLACCFSRDITERKRLEEELIQSERLAIMGEMAAGIAHEINNPLGIILANTEELLQQKFDDGDTKDSLEAIERNALRAGKFIDDLLTFTRPTPPAKVRIDLTGLVEESLSLCKQQLKQKQVRIEKSFPAGPLFFEGDDSQIQQVMINLILNAVQAMPQKGTITIRAGHERNNGTQLIHLEIADSGTGIPEKDLAKIFDPFYTARKNKGFGLGLSISKRIIDKHNGTIRVESEAGRGTVIFIDLPFCPPPDAPPAAQKERSIG
- a CDS encoding sigma-54 dependent transcriptional regulator, whose product is MAEKILVVEDEAEMRQVLARFLTRLGYDVHTAGSGEDGWKALEQTEFDLVLSDMAMDDLNGIELLERVRAVDATLPFIIITGVGTIETAVEAIKLGAFHYITKPFKQRDVEILIRRALEYGKLNRKLDTLRLHEDDEEFPKMVVGSSKAMHELLRKVEKISDSQASVLIEGESGTGKELLARMIHQNSSRRDRPFVPIDCGALTETLLESELFGHVKGAFTGAIRAKRGLLEEAQGGTVFLDEISNIKLSTQVKLLRAIQEREIKPVGGNQTIQIDVRFISATNRNLQPAIQEGSFRDDLYYRLAVVPLFLPPLRERLEDIPLLIDHFLNKFCKSYKKKISTIKPNVLAAMRSWPWKGNIRELANILERAVLLAEDETLTLDCLSIEQTLAREVGALTDNTPLPLKQVVEEAEKSAIVKALKAADNNRTMAARLLGISRRAFYDKMAQYGVDL
- a CDS encoding aryl-sulfate sulfotransferase yields the protein MSKKVFCALAIIGFIAASLVTAEAYELLYGPTGLIRYNKEKAYDGYMLFAPSLSTTTYLIDMEGNVVHTWKSKYLPGLFAMLLPNGNILRAGRPEPNPEKTPVAFGGTAGLIQEIDWDGNVVWEYKEYSPTALQHHCFNVMPNGNILLIGWEYKSAAEAIKKGRNPKTMPKEWEFEGKKYTGLWPDYVKEISRDKKVVWEWHAWDHIGKGPKKLDINFQLPKASGYMHIPDWTHFNTVDYLPATDQILVNSRNFGEFYLINHKTGAIEFRWGNPSAYGKGKPPKFLDDGDQILFGPHHVTVLENGHFQIFDNGWKRPEKNRSRVVEMDPKTGKIVWQFEPVIGNSFYTTYQGSAQKLPNGNILVTSSNHGHVFEVTYGEKPQVVWEWVNPVFPGDKIKCFYDDGKDSVSAREDLAANMIHRSYKYGKDYPGLAGKDLSKKEPFAGECPEIWKMAK
- a CDS encoding helix-hairpin-helix domain-containing protein; protein product: MKRRLLLGFVFCLGFAFVAAAALHAQAPAKVNVNAATADQLAKVPGMSADMAKAVVDTRAKSGAFKSADDLMRVPGMTKEKADAIAPALSFGQAKSAGDEEETKLPRY
- a CDS encoding helix-hairpin-helix domain-containing protein, giving the protein MRIRIYSLLALVLAAALFLLGYSGAAVAQSSGKASLNKASAARLAKVPGVTPALAKAIADYRTKNGAFKKPDDLLKVPGMTQDILKKMSLQVDSKGDILLPAAKGDGDDEEEPSLKPSKC